One genomic region from Sulfuriflexus mobilis encodes:
- the hldE gene encoding bifunctional D-glycero-beta-D-manno-heptose-7-phosphate kinase/D-glycero-beta-D-manno-heptose 1-phosphate adenylyltransferase HldE — translation MSKNTKVSLPDFSKAHVLVIGDIMLDRYWHGDTSRISPEAPVPVVRVADAEERPGGAANVALNIVALGASVTLLGVTGNDEPADTLQQRLEDAGVECHFLRLTGQPTITKLRVLSRHQQLIRLDFEDGFAEYNPEDLLLQFRTYLADVDVVLLSDYGKGTLRGAPALIESARTASKPVLVDPKGMDFDHYHGASLITPNLSEFEGVVGPCADDIDLAERGEALCRRLGLDSLLVTRSDKGMSLLRPANVPVHIPTQAREVYDVTGAGDTVIAALAASMAAGQSAEQAMSIANLAAGIVVGKLGTATASVAEIRRALYSQQTGNRGSMDEDSLLQIVEDARAHGERVVMTNGCFDILHAGHVGYLEAARKLGDRLIIAVNDDDSVRRLKGEERPINPLEQRMTVLAGLGCVDWVVAFSEDTPERLICKLLPDLLVKGGDYRPEDIAGGQCVQDNGGEVIVLDYEEGVSTTRMVEAIRGQVSEGS, via the coding sequence ATGTCAAAGAACACGAAAGTTAGTCTGCCCGATTTCTCCAAGGCACATGTGCTCGTTATCGGCGATATCATGCTGGATCGCTACTGGCACGGCGATACCTCGCGCATCTCGCCCGAGGCGCCGGTGCCGGTGGTACGCGTCGCCGATGCCGAGGAACGCCCCGGCGGGGCCGCCAATGTCGCCCTCAACATCGTCGCCCTCGGCGCCAGTGTCACCCTGCTCGGCGTCACCGGCAACGACGAACCGGCTGATACCCTGCAACAGCGCCTCGAGGATGCCGGGGTCGAGTGCCACTTCCTGCGCCTCACCGGCCAGCCGACTATCACCAAACTGCGTGTACTCAGCCGTCACCAGCAGCTGATCCGCCTGGATTTCGAGGACGGTTTCGCCGAATACAACCCGGAGGACCTGCTCCTGCAGTTTCGTACCTACCTCGCCGATGTCGATGTCGTGCTGCTCTCGGACTACGGCAAGGGCACCCTGCGTGGCGCCCCGGCCCTGATCGAGAGCGCCCGTACGGCCAGCAAGCCGGTGCTGGTCGACCCGAAGGGCATGGACTTTGACCACTACCACGGTGCCAGCCTGATCACGCCAAACCTGTCTGAATTCGAGGGCGTGGTAGGCCCCTGCGCGGACGATATCGACCTGGCCGAACGTGGCGAGGCGCTGTGTCGCCGTCTCGGGCTCGACAGCCTGCTGGTCACACGCAGCGACAAGGGCATGAGCCTGCTGCGCCCGGCCAATGTCCCCGTGCACATTCCCACCCAGGCCCGTGAGGTCTATGACGTCACCGGTGCCGGTGATACCGTTATCGCGGCGCTCGCCGCGAGCATGGCCGCCGGCCAGAGCGCCGAGCAGGCCATGAGCATCGCCAACCTCGCCGCCGGGATCGTGGTCGGCAAGCTCGGCACGGCCACCGCCAGCGTCGCCGAGATCCGCCGTGCCCTGTATAGCCAGCAGACCGGTAACCGCGGCAGCATGGATGAAGACAGCCTGCTGCAAATCGTCGAGGATGCCCGCGCCCACGGCGAGCGGGTCGTCATGACCAACGGCTGTTTCGATATCCTGCACGCCGGCCACGTCGGTTATCTCGAGGCCGCCCGCAAGCTCGGCGACCGCCTCATTATCGCCGTCAATGACGACGACTCGGTGCGCCGCCTCAAAGGCGAAGAACGCCCCATCAACCCGCTTGAACAACGCATGACCGTGCTGGCCGGGCTCGGCTGTGTCGACTGGGTCGTAGCGTTCAGTGAAGACACCCCCGAGCGCCTGATCTGCAAGCTCCTGCCCGACCTGCTGGTCAAGGGTGGCGACTACCGTCCCGAAGACATCGCCGGTGGGCAGTGTGTGCAGGACAACGGCGGCGAGGTCATCGTCCTCGATTACGAAGAGGGCGTCTCGACCACACGCATGGTCGAGGCCATCCGCGGTCAGGTCAGTGAAGGCAGCTGA
- the waaA gene encoding lipid IV(A) 3-deoxy-D-manno-octulosonic acid transferase, with protein MARYLYSAVLYLISPLFIVYLLWRSRRAPAYRERWAERFGFYELKPEKPPIWVHAVSVGEAQAAVPLIDKLRERYPGHPVLVTTTTPTGSARVREALGDEVMHVYAPYDLPGAVGRFLNRMQPVMAIIMETEIWPNIFYHCAQRKIPTMLANARMSARSAAGYRKLGKFMQGVMGSIDVVAAQSQDDAARLISLGVKPAHMHIIGSVKFDVYIPASLKEQAEVLRRDWGVGRSIWIAASTRQGEEESVLDAYAQVKHAQPDALLVLVPRHPERFDGVASLCEKRGFNLVRRSEHRGCDSDTDIYLGDSMGELPLFYAASDVAFIGGSLVPAGGQNPIEAAALGLPIIIGPSFYNFTEVGRMLREDEAVCVVKDSEQLAAMVLDCFRDPNLRHQRGENARGVVERNRGAMEKLLKLIDQTGLSQNQQLP; from the coding sequence ATGGCTCGTTATCTATACAGTGCTGTCCTCTACCTTATTTCCCCGCTGTTCATCGTTTACCTGCTGTGGCGCAGTCGGCGTGCGCCGGCCTACCGTGAGCGCTGGGCGGAACGTTTTGGTTTCTACGAACTGAAACCGGAAAAACCGCCCATCTGGGTCCATGCCGTATCGGTCGGCGAGGCACAGGCCGCCGTCCCGCTCATCGATAAACTGCGCGAACGTTATCCCGGACACCCGGTGCTGGTCACCACCACCACGCCCACGGGCTCGGCACGTGTGCGTGAGGCCCTCGGTGACGAGGTCATGCACGTCTATGCCCCCTACGACCTGCCCGGCGCCGTCGGGCGTTTCCTCAACCGTATGCAGCCGGTCATGGCCATCATCATGGAGACCGAGATCTGGCCGAACATCTTTTATCACTGCGCACAGCGCAAGATCCCGACCATGCTCGCCAACGCGCGTATGTCGGCCCGCTCGGCGGCCGGTTACCGTAAGCTTGGCAAGTTCATGCAGGGCGTTATGGGCAGCATTGATGTTGTCGCCGCACAGTCTCAGGATGACGCCGCGCGCCTGATCAGCCTTGGCGTCAAACCCGCGCACATGCACATCATCGGCAGCGTGAAGTTCGATGTCTATATTCCCGCCAGCCTGAAGGAACAGGCCGAGGTGCTGCGTCGCGACTGGGGTGTGGGCCGCAGCATCTGGATAGCGGCGAGCACCCGCCAGGGTGAAGAGGAGTCCGTCCTCGATGCCTATGCCCAGGTCAAACATGCCCAGCCCGATGCCCTGCTGGTGCTGGTGCCACGCCACCCGGAACGTTTTGATGGTGTCGCCAGCCTGTGTGAGAAGCGCGGCTTTAACCTGGTGCGCCGTAGCGAACACCGCGGCTGTGACAGCGACACCGATATCTATCTCGGCGACAGCATGGGCGAGTTGCCGCTGTTTTATGCCGCCTCCGATGTCGCCTTCATCGGCGGCAGTCTGGTCCCGGCCGGCGGGCAAAACCCGATCGAGGCCGCCGCACTCGGCCTGCCGATTATCATTGGCCCGAGTTTTTATAACTTCACCGAGGTCGGTCGCATGCTGCGCGAAGACGAGGCCGTGTGCGTGGTGAAAGACAGCGAGCAACTCGCGGCAATGGTCCTGGATTGTTTCCGTGACCCCAACCTGCGTCACCAGCGTGGCGAGAATGCCAGGGGCGTTGTCGAGCGCAACCGCGGCGCGATGGAAAAACTCTTAAAACTAATTGATCAAACCGGCTTAAGCCAAAATCAGCAATTGCCCTGA
- a CDS encoding protein-L-isoaspartate O-methyltransferase family protein, producing MQNPDLELARHNMVVQQVRPCDVIDDHVLELMESVPRDAFVCEPCQKLAYTDTMIPLGHFEGDCPVMMTPIVEGKMLQALNVQPTETVLEIGTGSGYVTALLAKLARHVHSVEIIPALSASAKDKLAAQHIRNVTLEVGDAAHGWGAHAPYDVIAITGSLPVLEERFQQSLKVGGRLFVITGEGHAMQALLITRTSDHEWHYESLFETEIPALLNATQPQHFAF from the coding sequence ATGCAGAATCCTGACCTCGAACTGGCCCGTCACAACATGGTCGTGCAGCAGGTCCGCCCGTGTGACGTCATCGACGACCACGTGCTGGAGCTGATGGAAAGCGTGCCGCGCGATGCCTTTGTTTGCGAACCCTGCCAGAAACTGGCCTACACCGATACCATGATCCCGCTTGGCCATTTCGAGGGGGATTGCCCGGTGATGATGACACCGATCGTCGAAGGTAAAATGTTGCAGGCCCTGAACGTGCAGCCCACCGAGACCGTGCTCGAGATCGGTACCGGCAGTGGCTATGTCACCGCCCTGCTGGCCAAACTGGCCCGCCATGTGCACAGTGTTGAGATCATCCCCGCCCTGAGCGCCAGCGCCAAAGACAAGCTCGCCGCCCAGCACATCCGCAACGTCACGCTCGAGGTCGGCGATGCCGCCCACGGCTGGGGGGCCCATGCCCCCTACGACGTCATTGCCATTACCGGTTCGCTGCCGGTACTGGAAGAACGGTTCCAGCAGAGCCTTAAGGTTGGTGGCCGCCTGTTTGTGATCACCGGCGAGGGCCATGCCATGCAGGCCCTGCTGATCACACGCACGAGTGACCACGAATGGCACTACGAGAGCCTGTTTGAAACCGAGATCCCCGCGCTGCTGAACGCCACCCAGCCGCAGCACTTCGCCTTTTAA
- a CDS encoding TolC family outer membrane protein: MKTVRLLTLTLSLCAPAAVLAGGLTDAYRQALESDPQLRAAEAARGALGEAGPQSLALLLPSLNLSANTTANDVETTQSSFFPNNSEEYNSNGYNLTLTQPIYHHDYWVGLRQADATVAQAEADYAAARQELIVRVATAYFDVLAAQDTLEFARAEKEATARQLEQAKQRFEVGLIAITDVHEAQAQYDLTVAQEIVAENTLANTREALQEITGQYDEALQVLREEIPLLNPEPYNIDAWVTQARDQNLSLRAAEFSATAAREEINRQRAGHYPTLDLVATQSNSLSHSITGREVDSETLALQLNVPLFAGGAVNSRTREAHYRSEEARHRLEQTRRSVKRQTRDAYLGVLAGISRVKALKQAVLSNEKALEATQTGFEVGTRTIVDVLLSQRELFRAQRDYSRSRYDYLLNTFRLKQAAGSLAQTDVEAINGWLK, translated from the coding sequence ATGAAGACTGTTCGCCTGCTGACCCTGACATTGAGTTTATGCGCCCCGGCCGCCGTCTTGGCCGGCGGGCTCACGGATGCCTACCGCCAGGCGCTGGAGAGCGACCCGCAACTGCGGGCCGCCGAGGCCGCACGCGGGGCCCTCGGTGAGGCCGGGCCACAGAGTCTGGCGCTGTTGTTGCCGTCGCTGAACCTGTCGGCGAATACCACCGCCAATGACGTTGAGACCACGCAGAGTAGCTTCTTTCCGAATAACAGTGAGGAATATAACTCAAATGGTTACAACCTGACCCTGACCCAGCCGATTTACCATCACGACTACTGGGTGGGCCTGCGCCAGGCCGATGCCACCGTCGCCCAGGCCGAGGCCGACTATGCGGCGGCCAGGCAGGAGTTGATCGTGCGCGTCGCCACCGCCTATTTCGATGTGCTGGCCGCGCAGGATACCCTCGAGTTTGCCCGCGCCGAGAAAGAGGCCACCGCGCGCCAGCTGGAGCAGGCCAAGCAACGCTTCGAGGTGGGGCTTATTGCCATCACCGATGTGCACGAGGCGCAGGCACAGTACGACCTGACCGTGGCGCAGGAGATCGTTGCCGAAAACACCTTGGCGAATACCCGTGAGGCCCTGCAGGAGATCACCGGCCAGTATGACGAGGCCTTGCAGGTGTTACGCGAGGAGATCCCGCTGCTGAACCCGGAGCCATACAATATCGACGCCTGGGTGACACAGGCCCGCGATCAAAACCTCTCGCTGCGTGCCGCCGAGTTTTCCGCCACGGCCGCCAGGGAAGAGATCAACCGCCAGCGCGCCGGCCATTACCCGACCCTGGATCTTGTTGCGACACAATCCAACTCCTTATCGCACAGCATTACCGGGCGCGAGGTCGATTCGGAAACCCTGGCCCTGCAACTGAATGTGCCGCTGTTTGCCGGTGGTGCGGTAAACTCGCGGACCCGCGAGGCGCATTACCGTTCGGAAGAGGCTCGCCATCGCCTCGAGCAGACCCGCCGCAGCGTCAAGCGCCAGACGCGCGATGCCTACCTCGGTGTGCTCGCCGGCATCAGCCGCGTCAAGGCCCTGAAGCAGGCCGTGCTCTCGAATGAAAAGGCCCTGGAGGCCACCCAGACCGGTTTTGAAGTTGGCACACGCACCATCGTTGATGTGTTGTTAAGCCAACGCGAACTGTTCCGTGCCCAGCGCGACTACTCACGTTCGCGTTATGACTACCTGTTGAACACCTTCCGCCTGAAGCAGGCCGCCGGTTCACTGGCGCAGACCGATGTTGAAGCGATTAATGGCTGGCTTAAATAG
- the lpxL gene encoding LpxL/LpxP family Kdo(2)-lipid IV(A) lauroyl/palmitoleoyl acyltransferase produces MSTAKTTFKPSRYLHPRYGLLWMGLGLMWLTAQLPYRLQMGLGSLLGWFMYRLVPARRRIAEINLELCFPELSAAERQHLLHRHFDSLGKGTIETAMAWWTPAWRLQRLQHIEGLPHLEAALQQGKGAILLSAHFTSLELGGRLLALHRPFHVMYREHRNPLFEAVMRSRREKNFERAHERQDIRHIIGSLKAGMPVWYAPDQDYGRRHSVFAPFFGKPAAMITATARFAKISGAPVVPFFQQRLEDGSGYALRILPALEGFPSGDDVADATRINEIIEEEIRRQPEQYLWVHRRFKTRPEGEARPYPKRKRRVRRKRVKT; encoded by the coding sequence GTGAGTACTGCAAAAACCACCTTCAAGCCTTCACGCTACCTGCACCCACGTTACGGGTTGTTGTGGATGGGCCTTGGCCTGATGTGGCTGACCGCGCAGTTGCCCTACCGCCTGCAAATGGGACTGGGGAGCCTGCTCGGCTGGTTTATGTACCGGCTTGTGCCGGCACGACGGCGGATTGCCGAGATCAACCTCGAACTGTGTTTCCCGGAGTTGAGCGCAGCCGAGCGCCAACACCTGCTGCACCGTCACTTTGACTCGCTAGGCAAAGGAACGATTGAAACCGCCATGGCCTGGTGGACACCGGCATGGCGGCTGCAGCGACTACAGCACATCGAAGGCCTGCCACACCTAGAGGCGGCCCTGCAACAGGGCAAGGGTGCCATCCTGCTCAGTGCTCACTTCACCAGCCTTGAGCTCGGTGGCCGCCTGCTGGCCCTGCACCGCCCCTTTCATGTCATGTACCGTGAGCACCGCAATCCCCTGTTCGAGGCCGTGATGCGTTCCCGCCGGGAAAAAAACTTTGAGCGCGCCCATGAGCGCCAGGACATCCGCCATATCATCGGCAGCCTCAAGGCCGGCATGCCGGTCTGGTATGCACCGGACCAGGACTATGGCCGCCGGCACAGTGTCTTTGCGCCGTTCTTTGGCAAGCCTGCCGCCATGATCACCGCCACGGCACGGTTTGCGAAGATCAGCGGCGCACCCGTGGTGCCCTTCTTCCAGCAACGCCTCGAGGATGGCAGCGGTTACGCGCTACGCATCCTGCCGGCACTGGAGGGTTTCCCGAGCGGTGACGATGTTGCCGATGCGACGCGCATTAATGAAATTATTGAAGAAGAGATCCGCCGCCAACCGGAGCAATACCTGTGGGTGCACCGTCGTTTCAAGACCCGGCCCGAGGGTGAAGCACGCCCTTACCCGAAACGTAAACGCCGGGTGCGTCGCAAACGAGTCAAGACATGA
- the rfaD gene encoding ADP-glyceromanno-heptose 6-epimerase — protein MYIVTGGAGFIGSNIVKALNRRGIKDIIVVDDLSDGTKFVNIADCDILDYFDKDDFISRAGDGDNFGAKIKGVFHEGACSSTTEWDGRFVMLNNYEYSKRLLHYCMLQNCPFIYASSASVYGGGSVFVEERANEAPLNMYGYSKFQFDQYVRHHLPSARIQIAGFRYFNVYGPREQHKDTMSSVAFHLNTQIHKGENPKLFEGTDGFGNGGQQRDFIYIDDVVDVNLWFLDNPQAKGIFNVGTGRAQSFREVAEAVIKFHGKGQIEYIPFPDHLRGRYQSFTQADISKLRAAGYDKPFKTVEQGVTAYMEILNAGEK, from the coding sequence GTGTATATCGTCACCGGCGGTGCCGGCTTTATCGGCAGTAACATTGTTAAGGCGTTGAATCGACGCGGCATCAAAGACATCATCGTCGTCGATGACCTCAGTGACGGCACCAAGTTTGTCAATATCGCCGATTGCGACATCCTCGATTATTTCGACAAGGACGACTTCATCTCTCGTGCCGGTGATGGCGATAACTTCGGTGCGAAGATCAAGGGCGTCTTCCACGAGGGTGCCTGTTCCTCGACCACCGAGTGGGACGGCCGCTTCGTCATGCTCAACAACTACGAATACTCCAAGCGCCTGCTGCACTACTGCATGCTGCAGAACTGCCCGTTCATTTATGCCTCATCGGCCTCGGTGTATGGCGGGGGTAGCGTCTTCGTCGAAGAGCGCGCCAACGAGGCGCCGCTGAACATGTACGGCTATTCCAAGTTTCAGTTTGATCAATACGTGCGCCATCACCTGCCCAGCGCCCGCATCCAGATCGCCGGCTTCCGTTACTTCAATGTCTACGGCCCGCGTGAGCAGCACAAAGACACCATGTCGAGCGTCGCCTTCCACCTGAACACACAAATCCATAAAGGCGAAAACCCGAAGTTGTTCGAAGGCACCGACGGTTTTGGCAACGGCGGCCAGCAACGTGACTTTATCTATATCGATGATGTCGTCGATGTGAACCTGTGGTTTCTCGATAACCCGCAGGCGAAAGGCATCTTTAACGTCGGCACCGGTCGTGCGCAAAGCTTCCGCGAAGTGGCCGAGGCGGTCATCAAGTTTCACGGCAAGGGTCAGATCGAATACATCCCCTTCCCCGATCACCTCAGGGGGCGTTACCAGAGCTTCACCCAGGCCGACATCAGCAAGCTGCGCGCCGCCGGTTACGACAAACCCTTCAAGACGGTCGAGCAAGGTGTCACTGCCTATATGGAAATCCTGAATGCGGGCGAAAAATAA
- a CDS encoding DUF4258 domain-containing protein — MTQRRALQLIRTAAQETDRVEWSSHAKKRMRQRKVSMTQVLRVLKTGGILEGPYEDIKTGHWKCRLEQFTAGDNVNVVVAIERNEDSTPIIIVTAME; from the coding sequence ATGACCCAGCGTAGAGCATTGCAACTCATTCGAACTGCTGCACAGGAAACAGATCGTGTTGAGTGGTCGAGTCACGCAAAAAAAAGAATGCGGCAGCGTAAAGTGTCGATGACACAAGTGCTACGTGTTCTTAAGACCGGTGGAATACTTGAAGGGCCATACGAAGATATAAAGACTGGTCACTGGAAGTGTAGGCTTGAGCAATTTACAGCTGGTGACAATGTCAATGTAGTGGTAGCTATAGAAAGAAATGAAGATTCAACACCTATTATCATAGTGACCGCTATGGAATAG
- a CDS encoding rhodanese-like domain-containing protein: MQNFSASQLQQYLNDKEEAPLLLDVREPWEFERCHIEGSVLVPMNQLAARLPELDPQRETVVICHHGIRSRHVGMQLEHAGFSHIINLAGGVDAWARDVDPEMAVY, translated from the coding sequence ATGCAAAACTTCAGCGCCAGTCAATTACAGCAATACCTGAACGATAAGGAAGAGGCCCCGCTGCTGCTCGACGTGCGCGAGCCGTGGGAATTCGAGCGCTGCCACATCGAGGGCTCGGTGCTGGTGCCGATGAACCAGCTGGCCGCCCGGCTGCCGGAGCTTGACCCGCAGCGCGAAACCGTGGTGATCTGTCACCATGGCATTCGCAGCCGCCACGTCGGCATGCAACTGGAACACGCCGGTTTTAGCCATATCATTAACCTTGCCGGTGGCGTCGATGCCTGGGCGCGAGATGTGGACCCGGAGATGGCGGTTTACTGA
- a CDS encoding helix-turn-helix domain-containing protein, whose product MSAKPLHYRECGLRNIYLKNGFKIRKTPYGETVAIENLLDLHHAIACDLIHYKPKLTGTEFRFLRKEIDMSQKRLAELMGTKEQTLSLWERKGIVPQWADRFVRKVYLEVHGGNETIIELVDRLNNLDRKEAAKKRTFQKSHSKWRPNKAA is encoded by the coding sequence ATGAGTGCAAAACCTTTGCATTATCGGGAGTGTGGCTTACGAAATATTTACCTTAAAAATGGTTTTAAGATACGTAAAACTCCGTATGGTGAAACTGTAGCTATAGAGAACCTGTTAGATCTGCATCATGCGATCGCATGTGATTTGATTCATTATAAACCTAAACTTACAGGTACAGAATTTAGATTCTTGCGTAAAGAAATAGATATGTCCCAAAAACGGTTAGCTGAATTAATGGGCACAAAAGAGCAAACATTATCTCTATGGGAGCGTAAAGGGATTGTTCCTCAATGGGCTGATCGTTTTGTTCGTAAGGTATATCTAGAAGTGCATGGTGGAAATGAAACTATTATTGAATTGGTCGATAGACTTAATAATTTGGATCGTAAAGAAGCAGCCAAAAAACGCACATTTCAAAAGAGCCATTCAAAATGGCGACCAAATAAAGCAGCATAA
- the thiC gene encoding phosphomethylpyrimidine synthase ThiC, translating to MSAIPEEFIKKTAQLSEDITRPFPNSKKIYVEGSRPDIRVPMREVTTLPTQTANGKEANLPITIYDTSGPYTDPEADINLLRGLPPMRAGWIEERNDTELLDGPSSAFGTERANDPATKHLRFEHIKTPRRAKAGKNVTQMHYARQGIITPEMEFIAIRENNKLIEMRADPAYEPLLRQHKGENFGASIPDVITPEFVRSEIACGRAIIPANINHPEIEPMIIGRNFLVKVNTNIGNSAVSSSIEEEVEKMVWSARWGGDTLMDLSTGKNIHETREWILRNSPMPIGTVPIYQALEKVNGVAEDLTWEIFRDTLIEQAEQGVDYFTIHAGVLLRYVPMTANRVTGIVSRGGSIMAKWCLSHHTESFLYTHFEDICEIMKAYDVSFSLGDGLRPGSIADANDEAQFAELETLGELTKIAWEHDVQVMIEGPGHVPLQMIKENMDKELQDCHEAPFYTLGPLTTDIAPGYDHITSGIGAANIGWYGCAMLCYVTPKEHLGLPNKADVRDGIITYKLAAHAADLAKGFPGAQVRDNALSKARFEFRWEDQFNLGLDPERAREYHDETMPKEAHKVAHFCSMCGPKFCSMKISQEVRDYAAQQGAKVEVAIEVGMKEKAKEFTETGSEIYKKA from the coding sequence ATGAGCGCAATCCCCGAAGAGTTTATTAAAAAGACCGCCCAACTGTCTGAAGACATCACCCGGCCGTTTCCCAACTCGAAAAAGATCTATGTCGAAGGCTCGCGCCCGGACATCCGCGTGCCCATGCGCGAGGTCACGACCCTGCCGACGCAGACCGCCAACGGTAAAGAGGCCAACCTGCCGATCACCATCTACGACACTTCCGGTCCCTACACGGATCCCGAAGCAGATATAAATCTGCTTCGAGGCCTGCCGCCGATGCGCGCCGGCTGGATCGAAGAGCGCAATGACACCGAACTGCTCGACGGCCCCAGCTCCGCCTTTGGCACCGAGCGCGCCAACGACCCGGCCACCAAGCATTTACGCTTCGAGCACATCAAGACCCCGCGCCGCGCCAAGGCCGGCAAGAACGTCACGCAAATGCATTACGCGCGCCAGGGCATCATCACCCCGGAGATGGAATTCATCGCCATCCGCGAGAACAACAAGCTGATTGAGATGCGCGCCGACCCGGCCTACGAACCCCTGCTGCGCCAGCACAAGGGCGAGAACTTCGGTGCCAGCATCCCGGACGTGATCACACCCGAGTTCGTGCGCAGTGAAATCGCCTGTGGCCGCGCCATCATCCCGGCCAACATCAACCACCCGGAAATCGAGCCGATGATCATCGGCCGTAACTTCCTCGTTAAGGTCAACACCAACATCGGTAACTCGGCGGTCAGCTCGTCGATTGAGGAAGAGGTCGAGAAGATGGTCTGGTCGGCCCGCTGGGGCGGCGACACCCTCATGGACCTCTCCACCGGCAAGAACATCCACGAGACCCGCGAATGGATCCTGCGTAACTCACCCATGCCCATCGGCACCGTGCCGATCTACCAGGCACTGGAAAAGGTCAACGGCGTCGCCGAAGACCTGACCTGGGAGATCTTCCGCGATACATTAATAGAGCAGGCCGAGCAGGGCGTCGACTACTTCACCATCCACGCCGGCGTGCTGCTGCGCTATGTGCCCATGACCGCCAACCGCGTCACCGGCATCGTCAGCCGTGGCGGCAGCATCATGGCCAAGTGGTGCCTGAGCCATCACACCGAAAGCTTCCTCTACACGCACTTTGAAGACATCTGCGAGATCATGAAGGCCTACGACGTGTCGTTCTCGCTCGGTGACGGTCTGCGCCCCGGCTCCATTGCCGACGCCAACGACGAGGCCCAGTTTGCCGAACTCGAGACCCTCGGTGAGCTGACGAAGATTGCGTGGGAGCACGACGTGCAGGTCATGATCGAGGGCCCCGGCCACGTGCCGCTGCAGATGATCAAGGAGAACATGGATAAAGAGCTGCAGGACTGCCACGAGGCACCGTTCTATACCCTTGGCCCGCTGACCACCGACATCGCCCCGGGTTACGACCACATCACCTCCGGCATCGGTGCCGCCAACATCGGCTGGTACGGCTGTGCCATGCTCTGTTACGTGACACCGAAGGAACACCTCGGCCTGCCCAACAAGGCCGATGTCCGAGACGGCATCATCACCTACAAGCTCGCCGCCCACGCCGCCGACCTGGCCAAGGGCTTCCCCGGTGCACAGGTTCGGGATAATGCCCTGTCCAAGGCGCGCTTCGAGTTCCGTTGGGAAGACCAGTTCAACCTGGGGCTGGACCCGGAACGCGCCCGCGAATACCACGACGAAACCATGCCTAAAGAGGCGCACAAGGTCGCGCACTTTTGTTCCATGTGTGGGCCTAAGTTCTGTTCGATGAAGATTAGCCAGGAAGTGCGGGACTATGCGGCGCAGCAGGGAGCGAAAGTGGAGGTTGCTATTGAGGTTGGGATGAAGGAAAAAGCGAAGGAATTTACTGAGACAGGCAGTGAGATTTATAAGAAAGCGTAG
- a CDS encoding lipopolysaccharide kinase InaA family protein produces MIPTRRCAHVFHGEKIWYAEGWRHALEKIGVAKGNNWARLSPGQFISGGSPITNCYRVELDNGEVGYFKRYVYDIPRPQFWMLPSKAAVEVFGYAFLHRHGMEVPEVVAYGEQRRRGTLFAAFIVTKEIPDTINLMEFARDQWFAMPEPERSATYTQISGRLCTQVRTMHAAGFFHHDLKWKNILLRHDEDGWHPIWIDCPRAAHVRLRKRRSVIIDLGRLGRLAGHYLSVKQQLRWLHAYLGPHAGKKDVKKLYYEVKAYLDRRGPPHDYELPAVK; encoded by the coding sequence ATGATCCCGACTCGTCGTTGTGCACATGTATTTCATGGTGAAAAAATCTGGTATGCCGAAGGCTGGCGGCACGCGCTCGAAAAAATTGGCGTCGCCAAGGGAAATAACTGGGCGCGGTTGAGTCCGGGGCAATTCATTTCCGGTGGTTCACCGATCACCAATTGTTACCGGGTGGAACTGGATAATGGTGAGGTCGGTTACTTCAAGCGTTATGTCTATGACATTCCGCGCCCGCAATTCTGGATGCTACCGAGCAAGGCCGCGGTTGAGGTCTTTGGTTATGCCTTTCTGCACCGCCATGGTATGGAAGTCCCGGAGGTCGTTGCCTACGGTGAACAACGTCGCCGTGGCACCCTGTTTGCCGCCTTCATCGTCACCAAAGAAATACCCGATACTATCAACCTTATGGAGTTTGCCCGTGACCAGTGGTTTGCTATGCCTGAACCGGAAAGATCGGCGACGTATACACAAATCTCTGGGCGCCTGTGTACACAGGTAAGGACAATGCATGCGGCGGGTTTCTTTCACCACGACCTGAAGTGGAAAAATATTCTCCTGCGCCATGACGAAGACGGCTGGCACCCGATCTGGATCGACTGCCCGCGCGCCGCGCACGTACGCCTGCGCAAAAGGCGTTCGGTGATCATTGACCTCGGAAGGCTCGGCCGACTCGCCGGGCACTATCTCAGCGTCAAACAACAATTGCGCTGGCTGCATGCCTACCTCGGCCCGCATGCCGGTAAAAAAGATGTGAAAAAACTTTATTATGAGGTAAAGGCGTACCTCGACCGGCGTGGCCCGCCGCATGACTATGAACTGCCGGCAGTGAAATAA